The Rhinoderma darwinii isolate aRhiDar2 chromosome 9, aRhiDar2.hap1, whole genome shotgun sequence sequence TTAAGGGCATGGCGTACTGTATTTGACATTGCAGGAAAACGAAAAATCTACCCAGTGATTAAATTTTGCCCATAATGTAATTATTTTATACTCATTattattgctattttttttaaaccctaCATCATAaacttaaatataaaaaaaacccaataaatgtCCACTGTCTgtggaaaaaaaagcagaaaaaaagtcATGCCCAATTTTAAACACTTAAAAATTCAACATTGAACGGTTTGCTGTTTTGTCACCAAAGTACGTAAAGTActgtaactttttttctttttcagagagcctacattattttttttaaaataaaatttgtccaGCTTATTACTCTTATTCCTTTctacatggagttaaaaaaaaaaaaaaaatgatatcaatAAAATGTATGGGGAGATCTTGGGTGCTTTGGGACACTAGAAGTAGTCAACGTTACATAGATATTTTCCAACATGTTTTATCATGATTTTCTAGTAGTAAAGGGAAAGACTTGATCAGTGGTTCTCAACTACAATAAATATGAAAATCACTTCATTTTTGGTAACACGTGGATGTGGTTGAGAATCTTGATCTGATCTTTCTTGGATGAACACCTACTCTCAATCACGCTGAAAGGGAAAATAGAAATTTTATTCTATATTTGTCAATTGTTGAAACTTCCATTTGAGTTTTAGGAGCTGTCAAAGAAATATTCCACCGGTGAGACAAGTTTCTTGCATAGGGGAGTTATGAAAAATCGCAGGTGTTAAAATGTCCATACATGACAGTATATGATCGATTTTGACATTTTATCGCCATGATTGTTTTTTCTCTGATTGCAAACTATTCTTTTAAGTTGTAAATGACTTACTCCTTGCACTGTAAGGCCTGCACTCAACCGTAGctgtgtgcatggtccgtgaaTTACGGGACGGatgggccgcggagtgtcattcaCAGGCCGTttgcaatcacggaccgtgcacacacaagatgtacATTCATTTCAACGAGCTCGGACAACAATTGCAGACCGTATAATGTCATATCTTATTTTTATTGTGGCCGGGCTCCggtcaatgcacggaccgtggaaaccattgtcatgtgcattggcccatCGGTTACTGTGTTTTATACTATCTGCAGTTGCGGTTTtgtaattgcggatagtatatggCCGCAAACCTACGGTCGTGTGCCTAAGggttatataaaaaattatttaacaaTGATCAGTTCCTGTATCTTACAGTACATATGGTGTacttgtgttatttttttttttatgtaaatgattgggttttttgttttgcatccgttaaacttgaggagttttttttaattaataggtGAAAACATTTGATAAATAATTTCTTAATGTGTCATAGTAGTTGGCgctctgttttttttctgttacagagctccaaatcacaGATCAGTATAGTTAAATATCAGCATATCCGTAtagttaaagcgaccctccagtccaaaaaaaaaatataaaaaatggtggCTATACATTGGAAATGTATAGTCCACTTACCTGCTTCCCCACTCCTGAATGATCCAGCCTCCACTCCTGCGTTCCGGTCCCTCGTTTTATGATCTCAAAGATGGTTGCCGCAGTCTCATACTCATGTCTAAGACATGCCACTGCCCTCCGATGCATGAGCGCTGATGACGGTGGCGCTGCTAGATCCATGGGCCGACGTCATTGGAGGGCAAtggagggggtggggctgtgtctCAGACTTCAAAAGAAGCTCTCCGTAGATAGTCTGAGACTTTGGCTGCCATCTTGAAGAGTGGAAAATGAGGGACCGGAACAATGATCATTCAGGAGCGGGATACATTTTTAATGTACAGtataataatttttcatttttgggactgaagagtctctttaagtattaggctatgttcacacggagtattttgcaggaggaatatctgcctcaaaattccgtttggaactttgaggcagattttcctctccctgcacgccgatttttgcggcgattttcgtgccgtttttcgcccgcggccattgagcgccgcgggcataaaacaccgtgaaatacgctttctctgcctcccattgaagtcaatgggaggtcagagacgtaaacgcccgaagatagggcatgtcgcttctttttcccgcgaggcagttttactgctcgcgggaaaaagacgccgatgcatcccattgaaatcaatgggaggcgttttcgggccgtttttgccgagttttgcgacgcggtttccgcgtcaaaaaactcggcaaaatactcagtgtgaacatagccttataattcTGCCACCTCCAGGGGTAGCTTACTGCATGctattttattattgagttcaatgtataaaaaatatgtagttggctccccctagtggttatAGTTATGcacgggatttggagctctgtatgatAAAAATGGAGTTCCAATCGTTATAAAGATATATATCAAGAAATTAAACTACACGCCGTGTTGGAGCTAAAAACAACATGGTGTTAAGATGTAGATATTCACTGATAAGAAGTGTTTGATACATCTGGTCTACCTCATCTCCACATTACTAGCTGAAATGATATAATATCCTTTCAAAATAAGTGATTGCGGTACATTGCATTCCCAGTATTTCTTTATACCGAGATATATACATCAATATACCTTAATATGaatgcaataaaaaatatattctgaCTAAGACTATTACATGTATTGTCCTATGACCATTGGGTGAATCCCATGTACGTCTTAAAACAACATCTGTCTTCTCCCTAGGTCACAGTTACAACCATTGGTTATGGAGACAAAGTTCCGCAGACATGGATTGGGAAAACAATAGCATCTTGCTTTTCAGTCTTCGCTATCTCGTTCTTTGCTTTGCCAGCGGTATGAGTTTTTATATTTTCCAAGTAGTCATCAAAGATTGAGGTCATATGGAAATTCACCTAATTCTTTGTATGTTTATTACATTGAGTTTATAACCATACCATAGTATACTCCAATAAAGGTtgccaacttttttttaactttgtgatCCACATTACCTTGGTTCTGTGTCAACATGCTTACCGGTCCCCTCCGCCCTGTCCACACCGCCTCCTGAGTGCCTTTACACTTGTCCTTTAAACCCTAATTTTGCATAATCTCAATCTCCTGTGCCTCCTTGCTTCAACATACAAATCTTCCTTTGTCCCCCATACAAGCGTCTCTTCTCCTCTAAGCTTCCTTAGTCCATACACAGCCTCTTTTGTCCCCTTTTTTTGGCCATTCACAGCCTCCTGTATGCCGCATTGACACCTCCTATACACAGCCTCTGCTGCCTCCCCATACACATACTGTTTCCAGTATCTGAGACGAGAATAGGAATTCGGTCCTACATGCTCCTCTTTTGTGACCTACATATGGGACGTGTGACACCTATGGCTCTGGTTCCCAAGTTATTGTTTGGGGCCACTGTTGTAGACCTTGCAATGTTATCTGCTTGTTAAAGCATTAGCTTAACAATCCATTAATGTTCATTGGTTTCTTTCATCAGGGTATTCTAGGTTCTGGTTTTGCcctaaaagtacaacagaagcaGAGACAGAAGCATTTTAACCGTCAAATTCCCGCAGCTGCATCTCTCATTCAGGTAAAAAGTCTATAGAGGCGGTTGACGGTTGTTGATGCAAGGACTAAGCAGAAGAAGGTGGCAAGATTACATACTGTAATTATATTCATATTATCCTAATAGTTATGATAGTTTCCTCCGCAGGTAGTTCAGGCATGATCATCTGTCATGGATAATCTACACTTGCTGAAACAGACAGACCAATAACCCtatgtactgtttttttttttcaatacaaaACCTTTTCTCAAGTCCGTCCACACTTTCTGCCATTGCTAATTCCTCTAGTAGTAGGATTGATTACTCTACAGTTCCCATAGTAAAATAATACGTCTGTATTTTGAGATTTAGTCCTTTAGGCACGAAGATTTATATCTGTCCCATCCATATATTATACAATATTTTGTTAGCTTTAGCTGCAGCAGATTGGCATTGGATGCTATAATTCTGTTTACTATCGACAATTTCACCTAAATCCTTCTCGCCCAATAGTATGACTACCTACAAATAAATGCAAAAACCTTGCTACCAAAatataacaattattttttaataatcaatGCATgtataaaacatacaataaaagataAACATTACCCATGGAAAATGGATCCAGTCATTGACCAGGTCCTAAAACACGatactaacataaagttcaaatTGTGCAATAACAGACTGGTAAGCCATGCAAAATACAAGCAAGTAGCGGATAATACCTTCTACAACAGTATGTTGTCGATAATGGTCAAAAATACAACTCAAATAAGATGAGGTATACAGACCAGAACAATGGGAGATACCACCCCAACATGTGTTTCGCATGTAGCTTCTTCCatagcagtttttgttttttttgtaggtgGTCATATTTTGCTCACACACAGAACAGTGTGGGTTATTATATCTGCTCTTGTATTGGCCCAATTGCATTAGttggtgttatattatcacctaaTGGTATGACCAGTACTAGCGCTTCGACTCAGCTATGGATTCCTTACAGCATAATTTACATAGGCAGCAGAAAATATTTTGGGACTCAAATCTAGCctcactttataaaaaaaaaaagccatccccTAGCATTGCCTAGTGGACATGGAAACATTTACACTATTTTTGTTTCATAGGGGAAACAGGATGACAGGTTCTCTATAATACCCAATGTCTTCTATTTTTTGTTTTGAGAGTGATTTTAGTGATGTTAGCGTCTTATGTCTCCAGACAGCATGGAGGTGTTATGCAGCGGAAAATCCAGATTCTGTAACATGGAAAATGTATATCAGGAAGCCGCCGCgcaatcagcatgttatgtctccTAGCCCAAAACCAAAGAAAACTGTGTTGGTAAAGTATGCTTTTACTGAAACATGGCTTCCGGGTCACTGTAAGACTAAGACTCAGTGTAAATAGAGATTTGTCATGGCTTGGGACACGCAGCTTGGGATCTAGGGCACAGACGAAACACCTAACCCCTTGAatacctcatgctgcaggcctgtTTACTCTGTAAACCACAAAAACCATATCTTTGAGTACTAAAATATCTACTAGTTTGGAATTTTGACTGTAAATGTAATTCAAAATGATAGCAAAAATTTGTTGAAACCTGAAAATAAATTGAGGAGGCCGGCAAGGGTAGTACTAAAAAAATTGTAACTCACACAGATAACCAAGACTGATTATAGTCCAAAACAACAAAACAGATTAGTCTGCAGATGGGTGTCTTTGGTCATGTACAAATGCATTTTTGAATAACACCGTAAACTACAGGGTTAAACTTTATAGTATATAGCACTACAGATAGTTTCCTTCTTTCTGGAGAactatttgcatatttttttcccataaagcaTTGCTTGAAGTGTCCCTATTTTCCAGATGGTTCTCCCTAAGGAGAATTAGTATTCCTGAGAGGCTATATagatctttattatttttttttttaatttgctgtAGATGCCCTGTCTCTAATCCAGTATAATTATGTAACGATGAATATGTTTCTAGGTTAAGAGGAAGAAAATGCGCACAGAGAAAGAGGAAGGCACCACTGAGAAAATGCTAAACATACCACATATCACATATGATCATGTTACAGATGATCGAAAAAATTACACCTATTCAGTAGAAGCATATGAGAACACAGGTAACAATATAATGGAGGCAATTAATTCTCCCCAATATGTCCAATATATTCATGTCCACAGTGTCTGTGTCTGCCATAGCATATAACTAAGGGCTCCTGTGCAAAAACAGCATGTGGGCTTCTTTCAGTCGGCATACCTTCTTAAAATAAATAATGAcggtaaaaaatatatttgttatcTCTTTGGAAAATCGCCAGATAATGTAAATATCCTCTGCAATGATGGGTAAACTCCCTGGTTGTCTTGGGCGTGAAGggtttaatgataacatcccggtTGGGCTAGGGAAGTGGAGGGGTTAATGGTAACATTCATGGAAGTCTAGGGCAGTTAAGGGTTTAATGAGAATATTCTTGGTGGGCCAGGGTAGTGAAGGGATTAAATCCCTCGGAAGGGGTTAACCACCTTTACTGAAGGCTGCAGGACTCCTTCCTCTTGCTCCTTCATCTGAGACTGTGGAATGCTCAGACATAGAGATACTGCgctatcagccaatcacagagcagctcagaCAATCTGAGTCAATAGAGGTTCTGTGGTTGGCTGACTGGCATGATACAGTGTCTATGTAATTTATGAGAGAGCTGTAAAAATGTGAGCTCGGGACGAGATACACGTTTTAATAACCCCTGGGGTAAGAGCACAAATTACTCAGTCTTATTGGACTTTCTGCAGCATTGCTTGCGGACGGAACTACATCGAAGTAGGTCTTATGCCGGCTTTTACGTATTgctagaaaacctctttaaaacaTACGTTTACCTTTCAACACCACTTTATATTTAAAGTATAgaaataatctacataaaaagttgagtaacttttaaATACTTTGCATCACAGACATAGCTTCACGTTATGTCTGTGATGCAAAGTATTTAAAAGCTCCTGGGCCTCAATTCAAGATCTGTAGCAGGGTCCCCACCTATCATTTGGCATTTATTTTTCTGGGGTTTTCCTATATGGGAGTGTGGCCTTTGCCCGGGTGTCAACTGCTActtctagttacacccctgcttatCTTGTACAGGTCCTCCATTAGAGCctgttatagtccagagctgcattcgcaGTTCTGTTAGTTGTCATTGGAAACAACCAACAAGCCTGTCCGCAGACATCTCCCTAACAGTTTAGATGAGCCAGCAAAAAGCTGGTAGATTTTCGCTTAAAAgtcagcagaattttgaatgcagctctagacTAGTATACAACCTATAATTCAGGACCAGCACAATATAAGATTTTTATGGAGAGCTCATCCCAGATGAGATACCTTAAAAATGGGAGTTGTTGCATGATCAGCTGATCGCAGTGGGTCCGACTTTCAAGATCCCCAGCAAACCACTTATTTTGCTGGGGTAGGTTGCCGCCTGAGGCTGCTGCAGCggaaatgtattattacatggtggCTGAAGTAAGCCAAAGCGAGGTTTGCTGCTTGTTAGAGGAGGGTCCTGACCGGActaatgggataacccctttaattcaataTTAAGCACATTTCAGTATTTCATATTGCAAAACACAGGAAAACCAGGGGATTCTGACTCCACTACATTGGTGTATGAAAGGAGTCAAACAAGAACAGGTGTTTTGCCAATTTTGCTTATTTTTGCCTATTTATTAcatgacatttactctttttatttagTAACGTgagcaagcaaaaaaaaaaacaaaaacgaacgtGGCCATGACTTGGTTAAGTAAACATTGTAATATCTACTAATTCTGTAATGTGTTAACCCCTACAGTAACAAAAAAGACATTTGGGACATTTGGGCTGTTTGATGTCGGCACAGGACCTTTCATCAGAACAAACAGTTTCACAGATGATCTTGATATGGAAGGAGATACATTGTTGACACCAATAACTCACATATCAGAGTGAGAACTTACATGTTGGTTTGTGACCCATCATTGTAAATGGTTTATTATGAGCATGATGGGTGTTTACTGTgaaatttatacatttcttgCTTTGCAACAGGCTACGAGAACATCACCGAGCAGCAGTAAAAGTTATTCGTAGAATGCAGTATTTTGTGGCAAAGAAAAGGTTCCAGGTATGTTTCTTCACTCAATAGAGGATCTGAAGTAAATGAATAGGTTTAGTTTTCAGATTTAGTCCTCTAGGCACAAAGATTTAGATCTATCCTTCCTATATCATACAATATATTGTTCAGCTTTAGATGCAGCACATTGGCATTGGATGCTATAATTCTGTTTTCTATCGACAATTGCACCTGAATCCTTCTCCATTGTAGACTCACCCAATGGTATGACCAGTTCTAGCCCCTCCATTCTGTTGTGGAATCCTTCCAGTATAATTTGACATTGGGTGGTGCTTTGTTCATAATAGGTACAAATGCTgtttgcagcatttttgacccacggccattgaatctaatgcaaaaacTGACCCACAAAACGCGcgccactttttttttcatatttccatGAACGGTGGAAACTGTTCAGAGAAAGAGCATGCTACTTGTTTTTTTTGTACGAGTGCCAAAAGCTGCCTGGAAATAAAAACGccttttgcctcccattgaaatcaatggggagcgATTTGGgacattttttggtgctgatttataCCCGGttcccgtgtcaaaatcagcaccaaaaaactcagtgtgaattgaACCTTATACACCAACTCTGATTTTTACAAGAATTTTCCAACATCCTTTTATGGTCGGCAAAGCATTGATCACGCTTCATTTCCCCTTTTTTCTTTGCAGCAAGCAAGGAAGCCCTATGATGTGCGTGATGTCATTGAGCAATATTCACAAGGTCATCTTAATCTGATGGTCAGAATCAAGGAACTACAGAGGAGGTGCTGAGCAAGTTTCTTATGTTTATTATCAGAATACATTCCTACTTATTAGATAAAAGGTCACCTTTAAACAAAGTCCTTTCAAACTGGGGGAATGGGGAGGGGAAATCGCACTCAAAAGTTACGCAACATATAATGACTACAatacatgtttttattttattaaaatcatTCATAGTGGGAATTGTTTTTGTCCTTGACATTACACATGTACTATGTACATTTTACAAAATGCAGAATATTTTTGGTTCTATTGACTTGTATAAATGAccaatttgactccttaatgacgatTTatgagacttagggtatgttcacacagtgttttcagacgtaattcaggcgttttacgcctcgaattatgcctgaaaaaacacccctaatacgcctacaaacatctgcccattgcttgcaatgggttttacggtgttctgttcccacaaggtgtaattttacgcgtcgctgtcaaaatatggcgcataaaaagactcctgcgaaaaagaagtgcatgtcacttcttgggaggtctttgcgccgtttttcattgactccattgaaaaacaactccaataacgtccataaaatacgccgcaaaaaacgcgagttgctacaaaaacgtctgaaaatcagacccGTGCGTTACATTGTcaacccattgattttgatgggaaaTGTGTAACAGAGTAAAGATCATTACTGAAGGTTCCAGCAACAGGAAACCCAATCGTGAGTTTACGGTCAAGGGAACCCTTATAACAAAAGGGGAAAATCCAATGTGGATTCTAGTTTAGCGGCTGTAAAGTTttaattacatagttacttaggtaaaaaaaaaagacacgtccatcaagttcaacctttcccaGGTCAATTATACATCATTCATTACCATATAATTTATAACCTTTAATGCCATTTGCCATCAGGCAAGCAGTAGCCCTTATTTGAATGCTGTAATAGTATCTACCATTACTACTTCTTTGGGTAGGGCAATCCATAGTTTAAGtaccctaactgtaaagaaccctttcctgtaTTGGTGTCTGAATCGCCTTTCCTTTACACGTAAATAATGTCCCCATGCCTTTTGTACAGTTCTTGAAATTAAATAAGCATGTGCTAGTTCTTAGtaatgaccacacatatatttacacACGTTACTAAGATTACTTCTAAGGCGTCTTTTTTTCCTAGCTGAAAAGAAAAGTTTTTTTCAGGCCCCTCAATGTAAGAAAGACCTCCAATCTTATTTACAAAACTTCTGCCCGCCTTTAAGCCCTCTCCAGCTTTCCTATATCCTGTTTACAATGTGGTGCCCAAAACGGAATcccatagaccagtaagcttaacatccattgtgggaaaaaaatttgaggggctattaagggactatatacaggattatgtgacaaaaaattgtattataagtgacagccagcacggttttactaaggacagaagttgtcaaaccaacctgatttgtttttatgatcagaagcctagacagaggggccgctgtggatttagtgtttttgggctTTGCAAAGGCatatgacactgtccctcatagacgtctaatgggtaagttaaggactataggtttagaaagtagagtttgtaattggattgaaaattggctcaaggaccgtatccagagagttgtggtcaatgattccttctctgaatagtccccggttataagtggtgaccccagggttcagtgctgggaccactattattcaacttatttattaatgatatagaggatgggattaatagcactatttctatttttgcaaatgACACAAAGCTATGTAGTAATTTTTACTTTATGGAAGATTTTCGTAagttacaagctgatttggacgcactgagtgtttgggcatccacttggcaaattaagtttaatgtagataaatgtaaagttatgtatctgggtaccaacaacctgcatgcatcatatgtcctagggggagctacactgggggagtcacttgttgagaaggatctgggtgtaataacctgcaggcatcatatgtcctagggggagctacactgggggagtcacttgttgagaaggatctgggtgtacttgtaaatcataaactaaataacagcatgcaatgtcaatcagttgCTTCAAagaccagcaagatattgtcgtgtattaaaagaggcatggactcgcgggacagggatgtaatattaccactttacaaagcattagtgaggcctcatctagaatatgcagttcagttctgggctccagttcatagaaaggatgaaaaatacaaagaagagcaacgaagctaataaggggcatggagaatctaagttaagaGGAAAGATtagaataattaaacctatttagccttgaaaagagaccacTAAGGGGACATGATTCAgttctataaatatatgaatggcacatacaaaaaatatggtgaaatcctgttccatgtaaaaccccctaaaaaaacaaggggacactccctccttctggagaaaaaaaggttcaacctgcagaggcgacaagccttctttactgtggaatagtcaccgcaggagccgtcacagcagggacaggagatgctttaaaaaaggcttagatcatttcctagaacaaaaaaatatcagctcctatgtgaatgtgtagaaatttttgtttcatcccttgcaTTTTAcccatcccttggttaaacttgatggacatgtcttttttcgaccatactaattatgtaactatattcaagatgtggccttacaagggatttatagagagaTAAAATGACATTcggatcacaggtttttatctttcTTTTCTGCACATCCTAAAAacgtatttgcttttgcagctgctgcttgacatggaGTACTGCTGCTTAGCCTACTTTTAACCAGGATACCAACGTTCTTTTTCTGATATCACCAGTTTTATTCCATGTAATGCATATGCAGTGATACTATTACGACGACCTAGGTGCATCGCTTTACATTTAGCGACATTACGTTTTATCTGCCATTTTCTTCCCAGGCTGTCAGGTTATTGAGGTCTTTTTGCAATATTTTAATTCTGAAAGTTATTGGGGCTCGTCAAattatcatgtttttttttacacctgcg is a genomic window containing:
- the KCNQ1 gene encoding potassium voltage-gated channel subfamily KQT member 1 isoform X2 — encoded protein: MEIVLVVFFGAEYVVRLWSAGCRSKYVGIWGRLRFARKPISVIDLIVVVASVIVLCVGSNGQVFATSAIRGIRFLQILRMLHVDRQGGTWRLLGSVVFIHRQELITTLYIGFLGLIFSSYFVYLAEKDAIDGSGEYQFGSYADALWWGVVTVTTIGYGDKVPQTWIGKTIASCFSVFAISFFALPAGILGSGFALKVQQKQRQKHFNRQIPAAASLIQTAWRCYAAENPDSVTWKMYIRKPPRNQHVMSPSPKPKKTVLVKRKKMRTEKEEGTTEKMLNIPHITYDHVTDDRKNYTYSVEAYENTVTKKTFGTFGLFDVGTGPFIRTNSFTDDLDMEGDTLLTPITHISELREHHRAAVKVIRRMQYFVAKKRFQQARKPYDVRDVIEQYSQGHLNLMVRIKELQRRLDQSLGKPSLFLSGSDKVKDRGTNTIGSRLNRVEDKVTQMDHKLNLITDMLHHLVANQQGSESTSRTAHRSNSLNNGNNLSSSTLPTYEQLTVPRRNQDNIS